The Cucurbita pepo subsp. pepo cultivar mu-cu-16 chromosome LG18, ASM280686v2, whole genome shotgun sequence nucleotide sequence ctagctttctctcaaggtctttaaaacgcgtatgctagggagaggtttccacacccttaatgccacgttctcctctccaactgatgtgggacctcacactTTTCAATATAGTTTTCATTGgttaaaaagtttcaatctAGTCCATACGTTTTgtcttttttcaattatattcttCGGTTGATGTGCACGTTAGGATTGGTGGATTGGTTGATTAATCTTAAGGAGAAAAGTATCTAATTTGCTCCATTTTCTTAAGGAATTGGATCATCTCAAGGAGGAAAGTATCtaattcctctgttttctcaAGGAATTGGCCAAGGCTTATAGCGACAAGCCCCCAAAGACGTATTCTCAAAACGTAGTCGTTTGTGTATTCGTTGTTCTACATCGCTAAAATAGTGATTGCAAATGTAGAAAGGGCATTTttggtattttaaaaataaaatgttccCACTAATTTgtcaaaaaagacaaaatttgaCTTCGACATAATAGAGTTGAATAATTCAACCTGTTTGATATTACCTCAAAGTTTCAAAACaagtttaagaattaaaatagaatgaaattgaaaatgcataaatcaaaataatgttCCTTTGTTAGTACAACCCATctaagattaaaatatattattattaatttattttaaatatcaattagTTGGTGGGGCCCACTCCACATATTTTCAAACTGATATATAAAGACATGACATGTTGGACTTATCCTAAAgtaatatgtttttcttttttgtgttttatttgtaAAGTTGTATTGCTCTAataattcattcttttttctcaacataattatctaaaattgcaaatgattttattaatatatatatatatatatatatttatgtatatatatttatgtgtatatataatatataagcTAAGAGCACTAAGAACACTAGtataatgatttagaatgaAAGCGTGACGAAACGCacttcaaaaatacttttaaaaagcagaacaaacattaaaatatatatactttttgaTAAAGCacttattattaaaatatttttactagACTCGACATTCTTAAATTTCATCTAAACGTGCTAAAGTGAGCATTCAGTAATAGTTTACatgtatttttttgtttgagaacgaaaaattttggattggaaAAATCACTATCTCGACAAAATTAAAGGGTTAaagccataaaaaaaaaagtcttccGCTTGAATCAAAGAACAAACGTCTATGTTATTCAAAAAAACCCGAACCAACCCAACTTATACAgttgagttcattatttaatcaTGATGGCTCGAGTTGGAAAAAACCTACCATTCGgacaattatattaaatttaaaaaaatgtttcaactcGATAACCTAAAGAcatcacatttaaaaaatatatgacgTTAGAAgggtaaaatagtaatttcaCAAAGTTTACTTATTCGTACTTCCAAAATTGAgggttaaaaatattaatagggTTGGTGAGTTGTCTCATTTGAATTGGTCCTTTTCTCCCCTaaacttcaaatatttatattataatagtcatctaaattttttattttattttttatttaataaaatttttaatccgtttaaattaataaaaaattaacggggtctaataatataaaattgatgagGACTCTAAAGTTATAATTTTGTCATCaataaattagtaaattttaaataatttattatacacaaaattaaaattttgagaatctATTGAATATATGACTGAAAGTATATTGAGATATCAAAtcttttttagataaaaaaggaaaaaattataacaaatgAAATTCCGCGCACAGTATTTCTAACTACATATCTGATCATTTACACGAGTGTTCCAAATCCAACGACCCTAAGGTCTTCGGTCGCCGTTGCCACCTCTAGGGTGCAACACTGAGCTCGTCGGCCGTCGGTTGGCGTTCCTCACCCCATTTTCAGGTAATGAATTCGGCGATCTGGGGTGTCGGAGATGATGATTTTGTCCTCTATGATGACCATTTTCCTGATGCCCTCCGTCGttcactttcttcttctcttctttcggAGTTTCGCTTCCCTTCGATGTTGGAGTCTTCTCCGACATCTCGAAAACAAAAGTTCCAATAGGCATGTCTTGATAATCCTTTAATGGCTCCAAGATTTTCACCACTTCGTTCATCGTCGGCCGTTGCTTCGGACGTTGGCTCAAACATTGGTATGCCAATGCCGCTGCCTTTCTTGCTCCAATCTCCGAGTACTGTCCTTCTAGTCTCGAGTCCATGATTCGACCCAACTTTCTGGGATCATTCAACATTGACCTAGCAAACTCAACCAAATTCTGCTCTCGATGTGGCCGATTCTTCTCTAACGACCGTCGTCCCGTCAACAACTCCAAAAGAACCACACCAAAACTATAGACATCACTCATAGCCGTCAAATgacctaaaaaaacaaacaacattaAACAATGTTTCTACAACTAAACAGTTACCAACCAAGAACTAATAGATCGATCAAACTCACCCGTCATAACGTACTCGGGAGCGGCATAGCCTTCAGTGCCCATGACTCGGGTCGAGACATGGGTGTCGTCTCCATCGGGGCCATCTTTAGCGAGCCCGAAATCGGAAAGCTTTGCGTTGTAATCGGAATCCAACAAGATGTTGGAAGCTTTGAAATCTCTGTAAATTACTGGTTTTGCTGCTCCATGAAGGAAGGCCAGTCCCTTGGCAGCTCCTAAAGCTATTTTCATTCTAGTTGACCATGGCAGTGACACTGAAAATCctgtaaaaataattaaaataataataattaatcaattatccattaataaatttaaataaaaaaaacccatttattttaaaattattttttaaaaaaataaaaaatttaagaattactTACTTCTAAAGAGCTGGTTCTCTAAGCTGCCCCTTGGCATGTACTCATAAACCAACACCCTGTGTTCATCTTCACAGCAATATCCAATCAATTTCACTAGATGTGGATCTCGCAATTGTCCCAAAAAAATCACCTCCGTCTACAAAAACCGAAAAGAAAGTGAGATTGTATCGTGTACGATAAGATAACTACAAATGTTCGTTTAATCTATAGGAGCCCATTTCAAACGGAGTGGAGAATCTATGTTTAAACCGAAAATATGAGATGGGTCgggagagatttctccctGTTAGCTAAATAGGGTTTGAGATGAAAATTACATTTCATGTCCCTACCCCTGCCCCGACCCTGCTCAAATTTTCGTTCAAATGTGAGAGaggttagggagagatttctcctCGTTAGTTAAAACGGGTTGGAGACGAAAATTACATTTCATGCCCCTACCCCTGCCCTGACCTTGCTCAAATCTTCATTCAGTTGCGAGAGGGGTCggggagagatttctccctGTTAACAACAGGGTTGGAGACAAGAATGACATTTCATATCTCCATCCTTGCTCAGGGTCGGGGTGAGATTTCTTCCAATTAGCTAAACAGGATTGGAGACGAGAATTACATGTCCCTATCCCTATTCGACCCTGCTCAAATGTCTGTTCAAATGCAAGAGGGGtcagggagagatttctcccGATTAGCTAAACGGGGTTGGAGACGAGAGTTACATGTCCCTATCCCTATTCGACCCTGCTCAAATCTCCGTTCAAATGCAAGAGGGGtcagggagagatttctcctGATTAGCTAAACAGGGTTGGAGACGATAATTACATGTCCCTATCCCTATTCGACTCGACTCAAATCTCCGTTCAAATGCAAGAGgggttagggagagatttctcccGATTAGCTAAACAGGGTTGGAGACGAGAATTACATGTCCCTATCCCTATTCGACCCTACTCAAATCTCCGTCCAAATGCAAGAGGGGtcagggagagatttctcccGATTAGCTAAACAGGGTTGGAGACGAAAATTACATTTCATATCCTCATCCCTTCTCCGACCTTGCTCAAATCTCCACTCAGTTACCAAAGAGGTAAGGGAAAGCTTTCTCCCTTAGCTAAACTGGGTTGGAGACAAGAATTACATTTCATATCCCCATCCCTACCTCGATCCTCCTCAAATCTCCGTTCCACCtctatatacacacacacatacatacatatcgAGATTAGCTCAAGTTTTTTCAAAACGACTTACCAACCACTCGCGGTGGCCTTGAGATCCATCCAAGTCCAAGAGCTTGACAGCAACCGGCTGAGCCTTGAGGCCGACCCGAAGCTTGTCGTCGATGAACCCCTTATAGACCGGTCCGAAGCCACCTTCTCCGAGGAAGTTACCGGTTGAGAAGCTCTGAGTCATAACCTTAATCTCTCCCAAAGTGAACATGTGAATATTGCAGCCAGCCAGAGATACAGACAGATCCTCCGAAAGAACAGAATTTGGATTGCTCAAATCCACCATAGAAAGCCTAGTGAAAGAACTCTGCTTCGCCGCCACCCTCTTCGCCGCCTTCGCCGGCAACCCGCCGCAGCAGAACGACGGCACAAACGACCTCCATGataccttcttcttcatcgatccgaatttgagatgaaattaaatgaaattagatgagagaatttgaagaaaatttgaatttatagagaaaatacagagagaAGAAACAAGCATGCAGCTTCTTCAATGGCGTctccattaaataaattaattaataattttttaattttttaattttgaataattccGCAATACCgtgtatatattattatttataaatattatgtgAATTGTGTCGGATGAAATGGAATGAAAGGTCAAAAGTCAAAATACGGTTTGAAAGCAAAATGACGTGGCTACccctttgacttttttttatatttttattttcgatGGAAAAAGGATTAAATTATTGGTTGattttgtctactttgaaAATCTAGATGATCAAAAGAACTTtcctatttattttcttttttttttaagaccttatttaatattttatgacGCTTCGTtcatattcaaaaaaaatatcgaagaaaataaaaacaaaatcatgttaaatctaaaaaaagtAATCGAGCTAGACTTGTCCCCGAGATTAGATCCAAATGAAACTAACTCGGTTTGTCTTTATAAAGTAAAGGCACAAACTCGATCCAAGTTCAAGTTCAGTGACCTTAAGACATTGTTTTAGTCTGAATCAGGTTGACACGACTCCTAATGGCCAAGCCATTAGCtcattaaatcaaaatttgggtCAAGATCGTCAGACTTGAACTAACTCATTGGATTAAATTATTGACTGTTTGATAcagttattttaatttattatttaatttcttaacttTTTAACACGTAAAATTCACAGAAGTTTAcgaataattatatatatatattatttaggTTGACTGAATGGTAAGATATTAGATAAGTCCGAGAACAACTTTGTCCAATCCAATAAATAAACGAACCAAATTAGTCAAACTTTGACTTTAAACCGAGCTAAAATTGAGTGTACGCTAACTTAGGGTAACCTTTAGACTTTAGGGAAGGCTAATATGCAGCCATTTTTTCGTTAGTGATTTGGTCAGAAATTACTGTCAGAATGTAACCAAAGTTGGTGAtattccaatatttttttctctcttctagAAACTCCTACCCCTCCAATATATTATCATCAACCCCATTCTATGATTTGGATAATACACCCACAATCCTGACCGTCCGATGTGCGTACTTTTAAGAAAACAGCAGATTTGCAAGATGATCAGGATCCTTGCTTCTATCCAAAGTTGACCTTTCCGATCTTATGTGGGTCCCACGTTTCAAGTTGTTGAGATGTGGTCGTGTGTACAGGCTTTCTTGacttcaattatatatatatataaaataattacattttccattttaaaataaaataaatataaaatatatattttcttcgtTGTAGCtgttgttgtacatacctgatgaataaaacttttagccaatatttctctttgtattttctctctcatgttctttgtgttcatcttgatcgagtgtgtgcattgttgaGCGATTCTAACAACACTTCgtatttcaatttcattttttcaaaattctcgatttacttaaaaaatttaatgggtaattttcatttaatattttttttttgttaagagttaataaattcaataatatttaataaaataaaatataatataatattcaacgtaatttctaaaaattcaaaaatttaacgGACGTGAAAAGGGAGCTACAATACAAAGTCAAGTGGAAGTGCAGTGATGCATGCAGCTGAGACATCCTAACAGACTGGTAGACTTGAACCCTGTTCCTACATGACCCGATCAATTCGATTTGGAATACAATCATAAAGTTGAAAGTACCATAGATTCCTAGAGGCATACCGTCAGAAAAGCTTCCTTGACCAATTGGGTAGATCAAGAAAACAGAGTAGCAGCTGCAAATGGAGCTGAATATGCAACAGCAATCCAAGGACGCATACCCAAACGGAAATTAAGTTCACACTCTCGACCCATGTAACATGCTACACCAAGTAAGGAGTGGTCCCGTTTATTTCATcgttttgaattaaaatttaaaataaaagtctGTTTGACCGAACAGAAAAAAGGGTTACAAAAATGATGGGCTGGTCGCCTTGTGGTTGATTAATACATttcacatgaaaaaaaaaaaaaaaaatctaattggAGGGTAGTTTCGCCAAATCAAATGAGGGGAGTAGGTGCGTGGGGACCACGCGTCGAACTATTGCCCCCAGCTATAAACCAAGTCAATGGACATTTTTGTCATTTACTATTACAACCTTGTCAATCAGGCTCATTCCTcgcttttatttttcttaataaaaattcatatattaatttgaaataatgcttttaatgtaaataagtactatattatataaagTTGGGGATAAGCTTTAAAAGTGGTATTGTGACAATAATAATGGCTTTTGGGCTATCTTAGTTCGTCATCATtgcaaatattattctttattAATGGTGGATTGCAGCATTTTCCATTCGCTTTTtgggaatatatatatatataatatttttttaaaaaaaactctccacaatagtatgatattgcaGACTtcgagcataaactctcatggttttgttttgggcttccccaaatgtctcatactaatggagagagtattatttgattataaacctatgatcattttctaaattaaccgatgtgggacttttatcatccaataGAAACAACCTAAAATCTGAAGCCTACTACTAAATACGCTAAACGCTTAGAATcgatttattaattattataataataataNACTTCgtatttcaatttcattttttcaaaattctcgatttacttaaaaaatttaatgggtaattttcatttaatattttttttttgttaagagttaataaattcaataatatttaataaaataaaatataatataatattcaacgtaatttctaaaaattcaaaaatttaacgGACGTGAAAAGGGAGCTACAATACAAAGTCAAGTGGAAGTGCAGTGATGCATGCAGCTGAGACATCCTAACAGACTGGTAGACTTGAACCCTGTTCCTACATGACCCGATCAATTCGATTTGGAATACAATCATAAAGTTGAAAGTACCATAGATTCCTAGAGGCATACCGTCAGAAAAGCTTCCTTGACCAATTGGGTAGATCAAGAAAACAGCAGTAGCAGCTGCAACAGGAGCTGAATATGCAACAGCAATCCAAGGACGCATACCCAAACGGAAATTAAGTTCACACTCTCGACCCATGTAACATGCTACACCAAGTAAGGAGTGGTCCCGTTTATTTCATcgttttgaattaaaatttaaaataaaagtctGTTTGACCGAACAGAAAAAAGGGTTACAAAAATGATGGGCTGGTCGCCTTGTGGTTGATTAATACATttcacatgaaaaaaaaaaaaaaaaaatctaattggAGGGTAGTTTCGTCAAATCAAATGAGGGGAGTAGGTGCGTGGGGACCACGCGTCGAACTATTGCCCCCAGCTATAAACCAAGTCAATGGACATTTTTGTCATTTACTATTACAACCTTGTCAATCAGGCTCATTCCTcgcttttatttttcttaataaaaattcatatattaatttgaaataatgcttttaatgtaaataagtactatattatataaagTTGGGGATAAGCTTTAAAAGTGGTATTGTGACAATAATAATGGCTTTTGGGCTATCTTAGTTCGTCATCATtgcaaatattattctttattAATGGTGGATTGCAGCATTTTCCATTCGCTTTTtgggaatatatatatatataatatttttttaaaaaaaactctccacaatagtatgatattgcaGACTtcgagcataaactctcatggttttgttttgggcttccccaaatgtctcatactaatggagagagtattatttgattataaacctatgatcattttctaaattaaccgatgtgggacttttatcatccaataGAAACAACCTAAAATCTGAAGCCTACTACTAAATACGCTAAACGCTTAGAATcgatttattaattattataataataataataagataagaATAGTATTTATGGGTCTACCCGAGTTGGATTGGGTTTTGATTGGGTTAGATTACAACTCTATATTGTTAGGGATTGAGTTGACCCAAtagaaaaatgtcaactcTCGAATTGGACccaaattttacaattttttatgtGGACACcgttaataatatttataaactattaTCGACGAAACTTtagaaacacaaaaatatattaatttttttttatatataattttgcaCATTATTTAATGTAAACAACGCAAgagttattaaaataatttataaaaaaaaaataacatttattggtctaaaatatataatttagtatttaaataaatatttaattgatgGGGATTGGTCAATATAttgtgatgaaaaaaaaaaataatatcgcAACTACTTCAGCCCTCTCTTCGTGGATTTTCACGAAACAAGGGaagtttttcaaatatttgaaaatttaacacgttattattattcttttttgaccttaaattttaataatattattatcttaGAAACccttgcaatttttttttattaaaatattataaaacattTACATATTGTCGTcgtatttacttatttattattattttttttcaactttttagtcaacgtttattttattttaatctttaaatttttaaatttttttattgtattattatttttatctaacaTCCAATATGTCTATATTGTCTCGAATCTACCgttcatttataaataataaaataaaaatattatccaattttaaattttaaatattttaaaaatttagagactaaaatataataaaatttaagattataaaatCTATCTGTATCCATGTAATGTCACACGTtagttgggaggagaacaaaataccctttataataagggtgtggaaaccttcccctacaACATGGGTTTTAAACCGGGAAGCCTAaaatggaaagcccaaagaggacagtatctactagcggtggatttgggcccTTAAATTCATGATAAGCAACTAGAAGAGAGCTATTTTGCATTTCAGCCCTCGGGCATTCAATtatcttttcttcaatttcaccGACGAGCGGTGAGTTTCCCGTTTCTTTAGGTACCTCTTAAATTTCGAGCTTGTAAACCAGAggttagaatagaatttcagtCGAGTTGCCATATTTATTTGGAAACCTATCTGATGTCCTTTTGAAAGGGAACCGAACCGTATCATATCAAGCCCACAAGAATGAACCTTTCTCTTTTGGCACGAACTtattaaagtaaaaagaaaaaaaagtacaaaaattgGAACgtgaaatatgaaaattccattttttaaaaataaaaaagtgacCGAAAAAGCGTTTTTTCGATTGTATGAATATTCTTTTGAGTTTGGATACAAAAGTTGAGTCAAAAGTGattaggaaagaaaatagaaatgagTGGATAAAAAGGTAAATGGATGGCATATTTAGGAAGcttcttaataaaataaaataaaataaaaacgccaattatttaatttaatattagagataaaataaaaacgtgGGTCAAATCTTTTGTgttgtatatttaattaagcacttaatataaaaacaacataaaatatatttcggagtaattaataaaatttgttcaaGAGtggtttattttaaaaaaaaatattcttaattttatttaaataaaatcgctagtattaaattaatacttttaacttattattttttattatacgctttaattttatatctaatagataatttatttatttattttaaaattttaaaattttttaaagacgggttagatacaaaataaaaaatttaaaaagatatcgaataaattaaaagtttaatatttaagtaTATTAATTAGGTATAATGTGGGGGTTCTAATAATTGGGCTTTGGGCTTTGGGCTTTGGGCATGGACCTTTTAATGGGCTGATCACCTTAGCCCGGCCCAAAGTTCAAATTTACCCACCTCGACCGAAGAAGATTTCCCGTTTATACgaaaaataggaaagaaaGTGAGAAATATTTTACGGGCACGGGAGGTCTCGcttaatacaaatatattttcaacacGCGcgcgtgtatatatataatattaaaaatatattatatgtttgctttatcaaatatattttaataaaaattatattgaatagAGACTTCTACGTCTTCGTGACTCAAATAGGGAGAGCCATCCAACAACGACCATACTCCTACAAAAATATGTGTCATTTTTTAACCGGGGAACATGAACTTCTAAATCCTCACTGTTCATATAGGTAGACTCGTTCGACAAGGACCACACTTCTAAACCACTTAAAACTCATTTGAAACCAAAAGGCCAAGAAGAGGCTCGTATGACATCGATTACACTCGAATCGTTTATATTATGCTCGTTTGAAGTTAGAAGGCCTAGACGGGACCACAACGTAGGTGAAAAATGTTCGAATCAACTCAAAAACTAATATAAATATGGTTCTCTTTTAGAAATatgtattttcttaaatagtttttttttttgtaaagtgtaaaattatatttttacgttaaaaaaacaacattaaattttcataaattttttctcCATCTCTATCTCgtgttcttctctttctcctctctctccttcccgtGTTTTTTCTTCAGTTACCTTTTatatttgggttggattgagttatcgggttatttaaaaaaatttaacttattCACAACGCACGAACGAACGAACCATGAACGAACACGAACACGAACGAAccagtatttttaatttttttaaaaattcaactcaacccaaactAATAAACAGTCAAGGTTAATCCGACTCTCGtttcatatattataaataaattagttttttttttttttttttataaaaataattaaaaaaaaaatgaaaatgcaaaCCCTAGATATTTTCACACAAAAATCTTTattccaaaaaagaaatagacaTAACGTTCACGTTTATTTATCGTCAAAAATCCCAAAAATCGGAAGGAGAATATCGTAAAATATGTCCACACTCAACATGAAAACAATTCGTCCACGTCATCAAGCTCGCCAGCTTGAAACAGACTCGTGGGGACCAACCAACGCTCTAACACGTGGCATGATCATTATTGGTAGATTCTTCACCAGTAGCTCACGCCTTTGACGCATTTACCCCTTCTCAATTATTTATGtctttaattagtttttttttaactaaaaataataattaaataattttcaaatttattccatttacttctaatttaattattat carries:
- the LOC111780469 gene encoding serine/threonine-protein kinase RIPK-like, with product MKKKVSWRSFVPSFCCGGLPAKAAKRVAAKQSSFTRLSMVDLSNPNSVLSEDLSVSLAGCNIHMFTLGEIKVMTQSFSTGNFLGEGGFGPVYKGFIDDKLRVGLKAQPVAVKLLDLDGSQGHREWLTEVIFLGQLRDPHLVKLIGYCCEDEHRVLVYEYMPRGSLENQLFRRFSVSLPWSTRMKIALGAAKGLAFLHGAAKPVIYRDFKASNILLDSDYNAKLSDFGLAKDGPDGDDTHVSTRVMGTEGYAAPEYVMTGHLTAMSDVYSFGVVLLELLTGRRSLEKNRPHREQNLVEFARSMLNDPRKLGRIMDSRLEGQYSEIGARKAAALAYQCLSQRPKQRPTMNEVVKILEPLKDYQDMPIGTFVFEMSEKTPTSKGSETPKEEKKKVNDGGHQENGHHRGQNHHLRHPRSPNSLPENGVRNANRRPTSSVLHPRGGNGDRRP